One genomic window of Hemitrygon akajei chromosome 1, sHemAka1.3, whole genome shotgun sequence includes the following:
- the LOC140725749 gene encoding YTH domain-containing family protein 3-like isoform X2, translating into MKNVCDQRGAVQNGSMHQKDTVNDDDFEPYLTTQANQSNSYPPMSDPYMPSYYAPSIGFPYSLGEAPWSTGGDPPMPYLTTYGQMSNGEHHFIPDGVFNQPGALGSTPPFLNQHGFNFFPGNADFSTWGASGSQGQSTQSSAYSNSYGYPPSSLGRAIADGQAGFGSDSLSKVPGINSIEQGMTGLKIGGDMTTAVTKTVGSALSSTGMCSSIVANSIPATTTSAPKPTSWAAIARKPAKPQPKLKPKTNVGIGGSAVPPPPIKHNMNIGTWEDKGNVPKAPPTQQVLPPQVVIQQHQLPQQPIAIQTQPAHQPPQHVGPQQPQVQQQLQNRWVAPRNRGAGFNQNSGTNSESFVLGIAALSTSPPSGEVHPVLEKLKGIHNYNPKDFDWSLKTGRVFIIKSYSEDDIHRSIKYSIWCSTEHGNKRLDAAFRSLNSKGPLYLLFSVNGSGHFCGVAEMKSAVDYNAYAGVWSQDKWKGKFEVKWIFVKDVPNNQLRHIRLENNDNKPVTNSRDTQEVPLEKAKQVLKIIATYKHTTSIFDDFAHYEKRQEEEEAIRRERNRSK; encoded by the exons TTCAAAACGGTTCGATGCATCAAAAAGACACAGTGAACGATGATGATTTTGAACCTTATTTAACAACCCAGGCAAATCAG AGCAACAGCTACCCACCAATGTCAGACCCATACATGCCCAGTTACTATGCTCCTTCTATTGGATTTCCATATTCACTTGGTGAAGCTCCCTGGTCAACAGGGGGAGAtcctccaatgccatatttaacaaCATATGGACAAATGAGCAATGGTGAACATCACTTTATACCAGATGGTGTATTTAATCAACCAGGGGCCTTGGGGAGCACCCCACCATTTTTGAATCAACATGGATTTAACTTTTTTCCTGGGAACGCAGACTTTTCTACATGGGGAGCAAGTGGATCTCAAGGGCAGTCGACACAAAGTTCTGCATATAGCAACAGTTATGGATATCCACCAAGTTCTCTCGGAAGAGCCATAGCTGATGGACAAGCCGGATTTGGAAGTGATTCTTTGAGCAAAGTGCCTGGCATAAATAGCATTGAGCAAGGCATGACTGGACTGAAGATTGGAGGAGATATGACAACAGCTGTCACTAAAACTGTAGGTTCTGCTCTGAGTAGTACTGGTATGTGCAGTAGCATTGTTGCTAATAGCATTCCAGCAACAACCACTTCAGCGCCTAAACCAACGTCATGGGCTGCTATTGCTCGGAAACCTGCAAAACCTCAGCCTAAGCTAAAGCCTAAGACTAACGTAGGAATAGGTGGGTCTGCAGTGCCACCACCACCTATAAAGCATAACATGAATATTGGAACTTGGGAAGACAAAGGGAATGTGCCCAAAGCCCCACCTACACAGCAAGTTCTGCCTCCTCAAGTTGTTATCCAGCAACATCAACTTCCACAGCAGCCAATTGCTATTCAGACCCAACCAGCACATCAACCACCACAGCACGTAGGGCCTCAACAACCTCAGGTTCAGCAGCAGTTGCAAAACCGCTGGGTTGCTCCTCGCAATCGGGGAGCTGGCTTCAATCAGAACAGTGGTACTAATAGTGAGAGTTTTGTGTTGGGTATTGCTGCTTTAAGCACTTCACCGCCTAGTGGAGAAGTACATCCTGTATTGGAAAAACTGAAAGGCATACACAACTACAACCCCAAAGATTTTGACTGGAGTCTGAAGACGGGTCGAGTATTTATAATTAAAAGCTACTCTGAGGATGATATACACCGTTCCATCAAATATTCTATTTGGTGCAGTACTGAACATGGTAATAAAcgtttggatgctgctttccgttCCTTGAACAGTAAAGGGCCACTCTATTTACTGTTTAGTGTAAATGGAAGTGGACATTTTTGTGGAGTGGCTGAGATGAAGTCGGCCGTGGACTATAATGCTTACGCTGGAGTATGGTCGCAGGATAAATGGAAAGGCAAGTTTGAAGTGAAGTGGATCTTTGTAAAAGATGTACCCAATAACCAGCTACGGCATATTCGTTTGGAAAATAATGATAACAAACCAGTTACCAACTCAAGGGACACACAGGAGGTGCCCCTAGAAAAAGCCAAGCAAGTGCTTAAAATAATTGCTACTTACAAGCATACCACTTCAATCTTTGATGATTTTGCACATTATGAAAAGCGTCAAGAAGAGGAGGAAGCCATACGTAGG GAGCGGAACAGAAGCAAGTAG
- the LOC140725749 gene encoding YTH domain-containing family protein 3-like isoform X1: MSATSVEQRPKGQGSKVQNGSMHQKDTVNDDDFEPYLTTQANQSNSYPPMSDPYMPSYYAPSIGFPYSLGEAPWSTGGDPPMPYLTTYGQMSNGEHHFIPDGVFNQPGALGSTPPFLNQHGFNFFPGNADFSTWGASGSQGQSTQSSAYSNSYGYPPSSLGRAIADGQAGFGSDSLSKVPGINSIEQGMTGLKIGGDMTTAVTKTVGSALSSTGMCSSIVANSIPATTTSAPKPTSWAAIARKPAKPQPKLKPKTNVGIGGSAVPPPPIKHNMNIGTWEDKGNVPKAPPTQQVLPPQVVIQQHQLPQQPIAIQTQPAHQPPQHVGPQQPQVQQQLQNRWVAPRNRGAGFNQNSGTNSESFVLGIAALSTSPPSGEVHPVLEKLKGIHNYNPKDFDWSLKTGRVFIIKSYSEDDIHRSIKYSIWCSTEHGNKRLDAAFRSLNSKGPLYLLFSVNGSGHFCGVAEMKSAVDYNAYAGVWSQDKWKGKFEVKWIFVKDVPNNQLRHIRLENNDNKPVTNSRDTQEVPLEKAKQVLKIIATYKHTTSIFDDFAHYEKRQEEEEAIRRERNRSK, translated from the exons TTCAAAACGGTTCGATGCATCAAAAAGACACAGTGAACGATGATGATTTTGAACCTTATTTAACAACCCAGGCAAATCAG AGCAACAGCTACCCACCAATGTCAGACCCATACATGCCCAGTTACTATGCTCCTTCTATTGGATTTCCATATTCACTTGGTGAAGCTCCCTGGTCAACAGGGGGAGAtcctccaatgccatatttaacaaCATATGGACAAATGAGCAATGGTGAACATCACTTTATACCAGATGGTGTATTTAATCAACCAGGGGCCTTGGGGAGCACCCCACCATTTTTGAATCAACATGGATTTAACTTTTTTCCTGGGAACGCAGACTTTTCTACATGGGGAGCAAGTGGATCTCAAGGGCAGTCGACACAAAGTTCTGCATATAGCAACAGTTATGGATATCCACCAAGTTCTCTCGGAAGAGCCATAGCTGATGGACAAGCCGGATTTGGAAGTGATTCTTTGAGCAAAGTGCCTGGCATAAATAGCATTGAGCAAGGCATGACTGGACTGAAGATTGGAGGAGATATGACAACAGCTGTCACTAAAACTGTAGGTTCTGCTCTGAGTAGTACTGGTATGTGCAGTAGCATTGTTGCTAATAGCATTCCAGCAACAACCACTTCAGCGCCTAAACCAACGTCATGGGCTGCTATTGCTCGGAAACCTGCAAAACCTCAGCCTAAGCTAAAGCCTAAGACTAACGTAGGAATAGGTGGGTCTGCAGTGCCACCACCACCTATAAAGCATAACATGAATATTGGAACTTGGGAAGACAAAGGGAATGTGCCCAAAGCCCCACCTACACAGCAAGTTCTGCCTCCTCAAGTTGTTATCCAGCAACATCAACTTCCACAGCAGCCAATTGCTATTCAGACCCAACCAGCACATCAACCACCACAGCACGTAGGGCCTCAACAACCTCAGGTTCAGCAGCAGTTGCAAAACCGCTGGGTTGCTCCTCGCAATCGGGGAGCTGGCTTCAATCAGAACAGTGGTACTAATAGTGAGAGTTTTGTGTTGGGTATTGCTGCTTTAAGCACTTCACCGCCTAGTGGAGAAGTACATCCTGTATTGGAAAAACTGAAAGGCATACACAACTACAACCCCAAAGATTTTGACTGGAGTCTGAAGACGGGTCGAGTATTTATAATTAAAAGCTACTCTGAGGATGATATACACCGTTCCATCAAATATTCTATTTGGTGCAGTACTGAACATGGTAATAAAcgtttggatgctgctttccgttCCTTGAACAGTAAAGGGCCACTCTATTTACTGTTTAGTGTAAATGGAAGTGGACATTTTTGTGGAGTGGCTGAGATGAAGTCGGCCGTGGACTATAATGCTTACGCTGGAGTATGGTCGCAGGATAAATGGAAAGGCAAGTTTGAAGTGAAGTGGATCTTTGTAAAAGATGTACCCAATAACCAGCTACGGCATATTCGTTTGGAAAATAATGATAACAAACCAGTTACCAACTCAAGGGACACACAGGAGGTGCCCCTAGAAAAAGCCAAGCAAGTGCTTAAAATAATTGCTACTTACAAGCATACCACTTCAATCTTTGATGATTTTGCACATTATGAAAAGCGTCAAGAAGAGGAGGAAGCCATACGTAGG GAGCGGAACAGAAGCAAGTAG